The proteins below are encoded in one region of Bremerella sp. P1:
- a CDS encoding DUF1328 domain-containing protein, whose translation MLSWAIMFLVIALIAAVLGFGGVAGAATGIAKILFFVFLVLFLISLVSGAVRRPVS comes from the coding sequence ATGTTAAGTTGGGCCATTATGTTTCTCGTGATCGCACTGATTGCTGCTGTCCTTGGTTTCGGTGGTGTTGCCGGTGCGGCCACTGGTATCGCGAAGATTCTGTTCTTCGTCTTTCTCGTTTTGTTCCTGATCAGCTTGGTTTCGGGTGCCGTCCGTCGCCCGGTATCCTAA
- a CDS encoding response regulator has protein sequence MSLNTPTGRLWDERLRSILDASPDAIIAIDDAGAIVDWNAQANITFLWPEQLSRLRLTDLFKTEDLQEIISSLRTLTDTESSGQRIELVARRADGKLLPVELSLSRVSIGGQIYFNAFVRDITEWRQEEEIHSKKLLEAELLTQATSHAVTSETFVESLQRLLNLICTQIKWPFGHVWMPYDSGLMLSSSHIWHTDSEHDISDFVEKTQATHFRYGEGLPGTIWKRREPVWMEEAEISAMIRMRSYEGIPIRSAFGFPVIADGDVVTILEFFHTEKVEQDQALLDIVRRVGVEMGKIAQSRRFEQQRARLAAIVDSSYDAIIGKSLGGRITSWNYGAELVYGYSAEEAVGQTTGIILPEDQEDEEPEILEAITLGRRLEEFETVRVRKDGRKIAVSVTMSPVVDSTGQVVGSSTIERDITERRRAEEELQRARDSAIRASRTRAEFLANVSHELRTPMNAIIGMTSMALDEELTPQLRDYLTTANDSAHSLLTLLNDILDFSKLESGKFSIVKENFNLADIVEESIKTLSSQAFAKGLELVCRIPRDLPREVIGDGIRLRQVLTNLISNAIKFTEQGEVVVAVEVVRIWPDEARFRFSIRDTGIGIPVEEQQRILEPFTQVDSSSTRVHGGTGLGLAISSELLRMMGGRLSLQSELGEGSHFSFRLSFDLPVSQNMDTIDSLPFDKLRDLPVLVVDDNATNRKIIAETLTTWGMKPLTANDAQQAIGILQQNLDNNMSFPLIIVDALMPGMDGYELSREVRKLRPDSESPVILMVSSADRREFKENEASTEIAAFVQKPVTQTDLIRSILRAMRLTTPQSAAPAPPAGSGVPLASLSVLLAEDTPANQKVVTTMLKKRGHSVTVAQNGREAVELFKQQPFDVVLMDVQMPILDGFQATSVIRALERGADSNTPIIAMTAHAMRGDREKCLEAGMDAYVAKPLDVKQLLGLIESVAEDRYSPKSDDPEEEREESFGTRSTPIIDYAGAMKRLGDDAELFQEFIVYYDEDAKQLLLQIEEAIQSQSTGDLHRAAHNLKGLASNLGAQRVVNASHSLERIGKNQELAKAADALKLLKSEMECLDTALQNYRP, from the coding sequence ATGTCGTTAAACACTCCCACCGGAAGACTATGGGACGAACGGCTGAGGTCTATTCTTGACGCATCCCCCGATGCCATCATTGCCATCGACGATGCCGGCGCGATCGTCGATTGGAATGCCCAAGCCAACATTACGTTTCTCTGGCCTGAACAGCTTTCGCGTCTTCGCCTGACCGACCTCTTCAAGACAGAAGACTTGCAAGAGATCATCTCGAGTCTTCGGACGCTTACCGACACAGAAAGTAGCGGGCAGCGTATTGAACTCGTTGCTCGCCGGGCAGACGGCAAACTGTTGCCGGTCGAACTCTCGCTCAGTCGTGTTTCGATCGGTGGCCAAATCTATTTCAACGCCTTCGTTCGCGATATTACCGAGTGGCGACAGGAAGAAGAGATTCACAGTAAGAAGTTGCTGGAAGCTGAACTCCTTACCCAAGCGACTTCGCACGCCGTTACCTCAGAAACATTCGTCGAATCGCTGCAACGGCTCTTGAACCTGATCTGTACTCAGATCAAGTGGCCCTTTGGCCATGTCTGGATGCCTTACGATTCGGGACTGATGCTTTCGTCGTCCCATATCTGGCATACCGATTCCGAGCACGATATCTCGGACTTCGTCGAAAAGACTCAAGCGACTCATTTTCGTTACGGCGAAGGGCTGCCAGGCACCATCTGGAAACGACGCGAACCAGTCTGGATGGAAGAAGCCGAGATCTCAGCGATGATCCGCATGCGATCGTACGAAGGCATTCCGATCCGCAGTGCGTTTGGCTTCCCTGTGATTGCCGACGGGGATGTCGTCACCATTCTCGAGTTCTTCCACACCGAAAAGGTTGAGCAAGACCAGGCCCTACTCGACATCGTGCGGCGCGTCGGCGTCGAGATGGGTAAGATCGCCCAATCACGGCGGTTTGAACAGCAGCGGGCCCGGCTGGCCGCGATTGTTGACTCGTCGTACGACGCGATCATCGGCAAGTCGCTTGGCGGACGCATCACCAGTTGGAATTACGGTGCGGAACTCGTCTATGGTTACTCGGCCGAAGAGGCGGTCGGTCAAACAACCGGAATCATCCTCCCCGAAGACCAGGAAGATGAAGAACCAGAGATCCTGGAAGCCATCACACTGGGACGACGCCTGGAAGAGTTCGAAACGGTCCGTGTCCGCAAGGATGGCCGTAAGATCGCCGTGAGCGTGACCATGTCTCCGGTCGTCGACTCGACAGGCCAGGTCGTTGGTTCCTCGACCATCGAACGCGACATTACCGAGCGTCGCCGTGCCGAAGAAGAACTACAGCGTGCCCGCGACTCGGCCATTCGTGCCAGTCGCACGCGAGCGGAGTTCCTCGCCAATGTCAGCCACGAACTTCGCACCCCGATGAATGCCATCATCGGGATGACCTCGATGGCCTTGGACGAAGAGCTGACACCGCAGCTACGCGACTATTTGACAACGGCCAACGATTCGGCCCATTCGCTGCTGACTCTGTTGAACGACATCCTCGATTTCTCGAAGCTCGAGTCCGGCAAGTTCTCGATCGTCAAAGAGAATTTCAACCTGGCCGACATCGTCGAAGAATCGATCAAGACACTCTCTAGCCAGGCGTTCGCCAAAGGGTTGGAACTGGTATGCCGTATTCCGCGTGATCTTCCGCGCGAAGTGATCGGGGATGGTATCCGACTACGGCAGGTCCTCACCAACTTGATTAGCAATGCGATCAAATTCACCGAACAAGGTGAAGTGGTCGTGGCGGTCGAGGTCGTGCGGATCTGGCCCGATGAAGCACGCTTCCGCTTTTCGATCCGAGACACCGGCATTGGCATTCCGGTCGAAGAACAACAGCGCATCCTTGAACCGTTCACGCAGGTCGATTCATCTTCGACACGTGTGCACGGTGGTACCGGCCTGGGTTTGGCGATCAGCTCGGAATTACTGCGAATGATGGGTGGCCGACTCTCTCTGCAAAGTGAGCTCGGCGAGGGAAGCCACTTTTCGTTCCGTCTTTCGTTCGATCTGCCTGTTAGCCAGAACATGGATACGATCGATTCGCTGCCGTTTGATAAGCTGCGCGACTTGCCGGTACTGGTGGTCGATGACAACGCGACCAATCGCAAGATCATTGCCGAAACGTTGACGACTTGGGGCATGAAACCGCTCACGGCGAACGATGCCCAGCAAGCGATCGGGATTCTGCAGCAGAACCTCGACAACAACATGTCGTTTCCCTTGATCATTGTCGATGCCCTGATGCCTGGCATGGACGGGTACGAGCTTTCGCGCGAGGTTCGCAAGCTTCGTCCCGATTCTGAGTCGCCGGTCATCTTGATGGTCTCTTCGGCAGACCGTCGCGAGTTTAAAGAGAACGAGGCATCGACCGAGATTGCGGCATTTGTTCAGAAGCCGGTCACGCAGACCGACCTGATTCGTTCGATCTTGCGGGCCATGCGACTCACCACGCCGCAATCGGCCGCGCCAGCACCTCCGGCAGGAAGTGGAGTACCGCTGGCTTCCCTGTCGGTGCTTTTGGCCGAAGATACGCCGGCCAATCAAAAGGTCGTCACGACGATGCTCAAGAAGCGAGGGCACAGCGTCACCGTCGCTCAGAATGGGCGCGAGGCGGTCGAGTTGTTCAAGCAGCAACCGTTTGATGTTGTGCTGATGGACGTGCAGATGCCCATCCTGGACGGCTTTCAGGCGACCAGCGTGATTCGAGCACTCGAACGCGGCGCGGACAGCAACACGCCGATCATCGCAATGACCGCGCATGCCATGCGAGGCGACCGCGAAAAGTGCCTCGAAGCCGGCATGGACGCGTACGTCGCCAAGCCGCTCGACGTCAAGCAATTGCTAGGGCTAATCGAAAGCGTGGCCGAAGATCGATACTCTCCCAAATCGGATGATCCGGAAGAGGAACGCGAAGAGAGCTTCGGTACCCGTTCGACGCCGATCATCGACTACGCAGGTGCGATGAAACGCCTGGGGGACGATGCCGAGCTCTTCCAGGAATTCATCGTCTACTACGACGAAGACGCCAAGCAGCTTCTCCTGCAAATTGAAGAAGCCATTCAAAGCCAATCAACCGGCGATCTTCATCGTGCGGCCCATAACCTGAAAGGGCTGGCCTCGAATCTCGGAGCCCAGCGGGTTGTCAACGCTTCGCACAGCCTGGAACGGATTGGCAAGAACCAAGAGCTTGCCAAAGCTGCCGACGCGTTAAAGCTTCTCAAGAGCGAGATGGAGTGTCTCGACACGGCGTTGCAGAACTATCGCCCGTAA
- a CDS encoding DUF3309 family protein, producing MGLLEIVLLIVLIMILLGAIPYWPHSRSWGYAPSGGIATILVIVLLLILLF from the coding sequence ATGGGTCTGCTAGAAATAGTCCTTTTGATTGTTTTGATCATGATTCTTCTCGGAGCGATTCCGTACTGGCCTCACAGCCGAAGTTGGGGTTACGCACCAAGCGGCGGCATTGCCACCATCCTGGTCATTGTGCTTCTTCTCATCTTGTTGTTCTGA
- a CDS encoding PA2169 family four-helix-bundle protein has translation MSLETKTKLTSETISIVQELVKINVDSRDTFQELADATGNASVAIMFRELASERNRNVAELESLLNFNREKPDESASVAATYHRIVIGLRSALGAGTATMLSEAESAEDKIQNKYEEVLKREPGSAVSDILQRQYSAVRAAHDRVRAIRDAHRRAT, from the coding sequence ATGTCACTGGAAACCAAAACAAAACTAACGTCCGAGACGATCTCGATCGTACAGGAACTGGTCAAGATTAACGTCGACAGTCGAGACACGTTTCAGGAACTAGCCGACGCAACGGGAAACGCTTCCGTCGCAATCATGTTTCGTGAGCTTGCCAGTGAGCGAAATCGAAATGTGGCCGAGCTTGAGTCGCTATTGAATTTCAATCGTGAAAAGCCTGACGAGTCGGCCAGCGTCGCCGCGACTTACCATCGTATTGTGATCGGTCTGCGAAGTGCGCTCGGAGCAGGTACCGCCACCATGCTGAGCGAAGCCGAATCGGCCGAAGACAAGATTCAAAACAAATATGAAGAGGTCCTGAAACGCGAGCCTGGCTCGGCAGTCAGCGACATTCTTCAGCGCCAATACAGTGCTGTTCGAGCGGCTCATGATCGAGTGCGTGCCATCCGGGATGCACACCGCCGAGCAACCTAA
- a CDS encoding YqaE/Pmp3 family membrane protein, protein MTAVAKNEGTADIIRILLAIILPPVGVFFEVGLGLHFWLNILLTLFGYIPGIIHAVWVILRK, encoded by the coding sequence ATGACTGCAGTTGCTAAGAACGAAGGTACAGCTGACATTATTCGTATTTTGTTGGCCATCATCCTCCCGCCAGTTGGTGTCTTCTTTGAAGTGGGGCTGGGCCTGCACTTCTGGCTGAACATCTTGCTGACGCTGTTCGGTTATATCCCCGGTATCATCCACGCCGTCTGGGTAATCTTGCGTAAATAA